From one Cynocephalus volans isolate mCynVol1 chromosome X, mCynVol1.pri, whole genome shotgun sequence genomic stretch:
- the PWWP3B gene encoding PWWP domain-containing DNA repair factor 3B has product MDAEYVLCNWQDQLWPAKVLSRSETSSNSKRKKAFSLEVQILSLDEKIKVDSTETKILSKSQIETIASSLAVQSEISDPPGEETAYARSLKAALDILNKRTNLSQESISDEEEITMLSQNTAEEVSDSPPPKKYRKHEGDSPKCPEESENPASLLVHSESDDSLYDDKSQMHTTSGTIPSEMETKSSQNSSWCQTFPSFSDDDDEKENKKKIDISSVMSVHSTVKEEGACVKDEKFVPSLPSDILSVPKALEDEAQNICPETLAIPSECSTFSENIEDPGEGPSNPCVVASQNQPSVETEMGATTSAPSCSWECQVSLSPSNRVQEYSLLLANNEPNLQGLDFEELEDEIQASDKSSLLNPVNASALDDNEEDEELPRFVFHYEPRSFETGMIVWFKYQKYPFWPAVIKSIRRKEKKASVLFVEANMNPEKKGIRVHFRRLKKFDCKEKQALVDKAREEYSESIDWCISLICDYRVRIGCGSFAGSFLEYYAADISYPIRKVIKQDTFRNIFPKLHNEDTMEPMVVTSQAKKMSFQKILPDRMKAARDRANKNLVDFIVNAKGTENHLLAILKGTKGSRWLKSFLNAKRFTPCIETYFEDDDQLDEVVKYLQEIYKQIDERMLTLIKDDKIKFILEVLLPEAIICSISAVDGLDYEAAEAKYLKGPSLGYRERELFDAKIIFGKRRKPLAKEAP; this is encoded by the coding sequence ATGGATGCTGAGTATGTCCTATGCAATTGGCAAGACCAGTTATGGCCAGCAAAAGTTTTGTCCAGATCTGAAACTTCAtcaaacagtaagagaaaaaaggCGTTTTCCCTAGAAGTTCAAATACTCTCActagatgaaaaaattaaagtggACAGCACAGAAACAAAGATTCTGAGTAAATCTCAAATTGAAACCATTGCCTCTTCACTAGCAGTACAGTCAGAGATCAGTGATCCACCTGGAGAGGAAACAGCCTATGCAAGATCACTAAAAGCGGCACTGGATATTCTGAACAAGAGAACAAATTTGAGTCAAGAAAGCATTTCAGATGAAGAAGAGATCACTATGCTGTCTCAAAATACAGCAGAAGAGGTGTCTGATTCACCCCCTCCTAAAAAGTATCGGAAGCATGAAGGGGACTCACCAAAGTGTCCTGAAGAGAGTGAAAACCCAGCATCCCTGTTGGTACATTCAGAGAGTGATGATTCCTTGTATGATGATAAATCTCAGATGCACACAACCAGTGGTACTATTCCAAGTGAAATGGAAACAAAGTCATCACAAAACTCCAGCTGGTGCCAAactttcccttcattttcagatgatgatgatgaaaaagagaacaagaaaaagattGACATCTCATCAGTTATGTCTGTGCATTCTACAGTAAAAGAGGAGGGTGCATGTGTTAAAGATGAAAAGTTTGTTCCATCTTTGCCATCAGATATCCTCTCTGTGCCTAAAGCTTTGGAAGACGAGGCACAAAACATCTGCCCAGAGACCCTGGCTATTCCCTCTGAATGTTCTACCTTCTCAGAGAATATTGAGGATCCTGGAGAGGGTCCCTCAAATCCATGTGTGGTTGCCAGCCAGAATCAACCTTCTGTGGAAACAGAGATGGGAGCCACGACATCTGCTCCAAGTTGTTCATGGGAATGCCAGGTTTCACTTAGTCCCTCTAACCGTGTCCAGGAATACTCACTACTTCTTGCGAATAATGAACCAAATCTTCAGGGACTGGATTTTGAAGAACTTGAGGATGAAATTCAGGCTTCTGATAAGTCATCACTTCTAAATCCTGTTAATGCTTCTGCATTAGATGACAATGAGGAAGATGAGGAACTTCCACGCTTTGTTTTTCATTATGAGCCACGTTCATTTGAAACAGGAATGATAGTCTGGTTTAAATACCAAAAATACCCATTTTGGCCTGCAGTAATAAAAAGCATCAGGCgaaaagagaagaaagcaagTGTGCTTTTTGTTGAGGCAAACATGAATCCTGAAAAGAAAGGTATTAGAGTACACTTTCGAAGACTAAAGAAATTTGATTGTAAAGAGAAACAAGCACTAGTGGATAAAGCCAGGGAGGAATATAGTGAAAGTATTGACTGGTGCATCTCCCTGATTTGTGACTACAGAGTTAGAATAGGTTGTGGCTCTTTTGCAGGCTCTTTCCTTGAGTATTATGCTGCTGACATTAGTTATCCAATTAGGAAAGTAATCAAACAAGATACCTTCAGGAACATATTTCCAAAGCTGCATAATGAAGATACTATGGAACCGATGGTTGTGACTTCCCAAGCCAAGAAAATGTCCTTCCAGAAAATTCTCCCTGACCGGATGAAGGCTGCTCGGGACCGAGCCAACAAGAACCTGGTGGACTTCATCGTAAACGCAAAGGGAACAGAGAACCACCTTCTGGCCATTTTAAAAGGCACAAAAGGATCCAGATGGCTGAAATCATTTTTGAATGCAAAAAGGTTTACTCCCTGTATTGAAACATACTTTGAGGATGATGATCAGTTGGATGAGGTGGTGAAATATTTACAAGAAATCTACAAACAAATAGATGAAAGAATGCTGACTCTaataaaagatgataaaattaaatttatcctGGAAGTTCTTCTGCCAGAAGCAATTATTTGTTCAATTTCTGCAGTTGATGGATTAGATTACGAGGCAGCTGAAGCAAAGTATCTAAAAGGACCATCCCTAGGCTACAGGGAAAGAGAATTATTTGATGCAAAAATCATATTCGGAAAAAGACGGAAACCATTAGCAAAAGAAGCTCCTTAA